A region from the Ptychodera flava strain L36383 chromosome 12, AS_Pfla_20210202, whole genome shotgun sequence genome encodes:
- the LOC139145887 gene encoding apoptosis-inducing factor 3-like isoform X5, giving the protein MPKPEKIVPVEAVVCKVDDMKDGEMREVDVGPGKALLIKDLGAYTAIGHKCTHYGAPLVKGVLCNGRVRCPWHGACFNIQSGDIEDFPGLDGVQKFEVDIKDDNVIVKTHKKALEKTRRIKEMSSRSPDEEVNVVLIGGGAASSVCAETLRQEGFKGRIVIATKEKHLPYDRPKLSKALDSSASDIALRDQNFYSVYDIEVRTESEAVSIDTVLNAVTFQNGDSINYDHLLIATGGRPRVLPIPGHDLQNVCLLRTPDDANAIAKNAKGKQVVIIGTSFIGMEVAAYLSDKAASISAIGLEKTPFELAVGAQVGGALQRMLEAKNVKFFMNNSVKAFHGEGGKLKSVELASGETLPAEVCVVGAGVVPTTEFLKESGLTMNARHQLSVDKFMRTSKANVYAAGDIVEFPLAMLNGERVNIQHWQIAHMHGRIAALNMLGQDTEVNTVPYFWTMMLGKSLRFTGYNVGYDDIVIDGNLDELQFVAYYTRGDNVVAVASMNSDPAVSQAAEMFLAGKEIRKSELQGDKTYWKSLL; this is encoded by the exons ATGCCGAAACCAGAGAAGATTGTACCGGTGGAAGCTGTGGTTTGCAAAGTAGATGATATGAAAGATGGAGA GATGCGAGAAGTTGATGTTGGACCCGGTAAGGCCCTTCTGATCAAGGACCTTGGTGCGTACACTGCAATAGGTCACAAATGTACACACTATGGAGCACCACTTGTCAAAG GTGTTTTGTGCAATGGTAGAGTTCGTTGTCCCTGGCATGGTGCATGCTTTAACATCCAAAGCGGTGATATTGAAGACTTCCCAGGCTTGGATGGAGTACAGAAATTTGAG GTTGACATCAAGGATGATAATGTCATTGTGAAGACACATAAGAAG GCATTGGAGAAGACCAGAAGAATCAAAGAAATGAGTAGCCGTTCACCTGATGAAGAAGTCAATGTAGTTCTAATTGGAGGAG GTGCTGCATCCAGTGTTTGTGCTGAGACACTCAGACAGGAAGGATTCAAAGGAAGAATTGTCATAGCAACCAAGGAAAAACATCTTCCTTATGACAGACCTAAACTCAGTAAG GCTTTGGATAGTTCTGCATCAGACATTGCCCTCAGAGACCAGAATTTctactctgtctatgatattgaAGTGAGGACAGAGAGTGAAGCTGTTTCCATAGATACTGTACTGAATGCTGTCACATTCCAAAATGGAGACAGTATCAACTATGATCATCTGCTCATTGCAACAGGTGGAAG ACCCAGGGTACTTCCAATACCAGGTCATGACCTTCAGAATGTGTGTCTTCTCCGTACTCCAGATGATGCAAATGCTATCGCCAAGAATGCTAAAGGCAAACAGGTTGTCATCATTGGCACATCATTTATAG GAATGGAAGTGGCTGCATACCTCTCTGATAAAGCTGCTAGCATTTCTGCTATAGGGTTAGAAAAGACGCCATTTGAACTTGCTGTGGGAGCACAAGTCGGAGGCGCCCTCCAGAGG atgttggaagcaaagaatgtgaaattctTCATGAACAACAGTGTGAAGGCATTCCATGGAGAGGGCGGTAAACTCAAATCTGTGGAATTAGCATCTGGTGAGACTCTGCCAGCTGAAGTGTGTGTTGTTGGTGCTGGCGTTGTTCCAACAACTGAATTCCTCAAAGAAAGTGGACTAACTATGAATGCTAGACATCAGCTGTCAGTGGATAAG TTCATGAGAACCAGCAAAGCTAATGTGTATGCAGCAGGTGACATTGTAGAATTCCCATTGGCAATGTTAAATGGTGAAAGAGTTAACATACAACATTGGCAAATAGCTCATATGCATG gccGTATTGCAGCTTTGAATATGTTAGGACAAGACACAGAAGTGAATACTGTTCCATATTTCTGGACAATGATGCTGGGCAAAAGTCTAAGGTTTACAG GGTACAACGTTGGCTATGATGATATTGTAATCGATGGAAACTTAGATGAGTTACAATTCGTGGCATACTATACCAG GGGTGACAATGTGGTGGCTGTTGCCAGTATGAATTCAGATCCAGCAGTGTCCCAGGCTGCGGAAATGTTCCTGGCAGGAAAGGAAATCAGAAAATCAGAGCTACA GGGTGACAAGACCTACTGGAAGAGCCTCCTGTAG